From the genome of Mucilaginibacter paludis DSM 18603:
ACACGCAAAACAATAACAGTCAGATTGTTACATTAAGTAAAATGAATCTGGGCGACCGTTATAACTACGGCATACATTTGATGACGCCCATTGCTTTTAATAATTACTACAGTGTGGATTTTGATTTGAGTATGCTTTATCAGCATTTTAGTAACCTATCGTCGGGAGGTAGCCTGGATAGCGGCAGCCCCGATGTTACTTTAAAAACAACGCATTATTTAAAGCTTCCCCTTAATTTTAGACTGGAGCTGTTCGGCCTTTACGAAACAGCCACCACCTTTGGCATTTTTAGGTACAAGCCCAACTACTACTTTAACGCAGGCCTGAGTAAAGGCCTGTTTAAAAAGCAAGCGACGGTATCTTTAAGGGTGGATGATGTATTTAACACAGACAAAAATATCTACACTTCGTATTACCAGAATCTGAACATCGGCGGTAATCAAAAAAATTCTTTCAGGTTAGTCCAGCTTAGCTTTTCTTTTGTTTTTGGAAGCCGGTCTGTTAAGCCCGTGCGAAGGAGGAGTACCGGCGACGAAGATGAGCAGGGCAGGGCGGGCGCAAACTAATGTGGAGTCAAGAGTACTTAGCCCGTAGTAGCATTGTGGCGTTTTGATGGAGTATAGATGGCTTTTAACGCAGCGCTAACTCAATTTACCGTTGGCACCAAACTAAAACAGGATATATACCCATAAGGTATATATCCTGTTAAACAATATAAAATGAAGTGATTATTGTAACTTGGCCAAAGCGGCAGCAATCCGGTTCATGGCTTCAATCAGTTTTTCTTCCGATGCAGCGTATGATATCCGGATAGATTTTGGATCGCCAAACGAATCACCGCCTACGGTGGCTACGTGTCCTTCTTCCAGCAAAAAGATGCTCAATTCGTCGGCATCGTTAATGGTTTTGCCGTTATAGCTTTTTCCAAAAAACGAGGTCACGTTAGGGAAAAAGTAAAAGGCGCCATCCGGCAGGTTAGTTTGTATGCCCGGTATTTTTGATAACATATCGTAAACAATACCACGGCGTTTTCGGAAAGCTTCACGCATTTCTAAAACGCTCTCCAAGCCACCTTCGTAAGCGGCAATGCCTGCACGCTGGGTGATGGAGCAGGTACCCGAGGTAATTTGACCTTGTAATTTATCAAAAGCAGCAGCGGTTTCTTTGCTTGATGCCGAGTAGCCAATGCGCCAGCCCGTCATGGCGTATGATTTTGAGAAACCGTTGATGATGATCACGCGGTCTTTAACGGATTCAAATTGTGCGATGGATTCGTGGGCCTCAACAAAGTTGATATGCTCATAGATCTCGTCAGACAGGATGTAAATTTCAGGATAGCGTTCAAACACTTCTACCAAACCGGCCAGTTCTTCTTTGCTGTAAACACTGCCGGTAGGGTTACACGGCGATGAGAACATAAATAACCTGGTTTTAGGCGTAATGGCAGCCTCTAACTGTTGCGGCGTAATTTTAAAGTTTTGCTCAACGGTCGAGTCGATAAAAACGCTTGTTCCTTCGGTTAATTTAACCACTTCCGAGTATGAAACCCAGTACGGTGTAGGTATAATTACCTCCTCGCCGGGGTTAACCAAACATAATAGCGCGTTAGCAATAGCCTGCTTAGCACCGGTTGAAACAACAATCTGGCTAAAGTCGTAATCCAGGCCGTTTTCGTTTTTTAACTTGGCGGCAATAGCCTTACGTAGTTCCGGGTAACCGGATACAGGGGTATAGTAGGTGAAGTTATCGTCCATGGCTTGCTTGGCAGCGGCTTTGATATGCTCCGGTGTGTGAAAATCGGGCTCACCAAAACTCAGGCTGATCACATCAACCCCTTTAGCTGAAAGTTCGCGGCCCAGCTTTGCCATTTTAATCGTTGCTGACTCAGATAGATTTTGGATCCTGTCGCTTAATACATTCATAATATTTGGTTGTTATTGCGCCCAAATATAGAAAATAACTTTGCTGCTGTTATACTGCCCAATATAAATTTCACTTTTAAAACTAATTGATGAATAGGCTATTAACTGGCATACTGCGTTTCTGTAAAATTTATAGGAGAAATTTTATATAAGTTTGCCGTAAAATAAAAACAACTTGCAGGAACAACGAAAGATAATTCTGATTTCTTTAATCACAGGTATCGTGTTAATGGTAGCCAAATTTTCGGCCTATTTTTTAACAGCTTCTAACTTTATACTAACCGATGCCGCCGAGAGCATCGTTAATGTAGTGGCCAGTGCCTTCGCGTTTTTCAGCATCTACCTTTCGTCGCGGCCAAAAGATATCAATCACCCTTACGGGCATGGCAAGGTGGAGTTTTTTTCGGTATTTGTTGAGGGAATTTTGATCCTGATAGCGGGTATCGTTATCGTGGTTAAATCTGCCTACGGCCTGTTTCACCCTAACGAGGTACACGATGTTTTAAAAGGCGCATCCATCATCGGTGCAACCGGCATTATTAACGGTGTATTGGGCTGGTACCTGATAAAAAAGGGCGAAAGTTTACGATCGATGACGCTGGATGCCGATGGGCGCCATTTATTAACCGATATGGTTACCAGCGGCGGCCTGGTAATAGGTTTAACCTTAATTTATTTTACCAAGATAGCCATACTTGATAATGTACTCTCGATAGCCGTTGCCGGATACATTATTTTTACAGGCTATAAGCTTACCCGCAGGGCCATAGCCGGCTTAATGGACGAGGCCGACTTTAAAATTGTAGAACATGTTATTGCTATTTTAAACGCCAAACGCAAGGTGGAGTGGATTGATGTACACAACCTGCGAGCGCAAAAATATGGTAACGAGTTGCATATTGATTGCCACATGACGCTGCCAAACTATTTCGATCTGAACCGCGTGCACCACGAGGTGCAGTTGGTTGATGTATTGATTAACCAGGAAGCAAGTATTAAAACTGAACTGTTTATCCATACCGACCCCTGTATACCCGCCTGTTGCCATTATTGCAGCATGCCCGATTGCCCTATCCGCAGCGAGCCAAAATCAAAAGATATTGAATGGACCATGGATAATGTAACACGTAACAAAAAACACTTTGAATAATGCCGTCATTTAATGTAAGGGTTTATGGCTTATTGATTAATGATAAGCGCGAGGTGCTGATTAGCGACGAAAAGGAATATGGCACGCTGTTTTCAAAATTCCCCGGTGGTGGGCTGGAATATGGTGAAGGTTTAATAGATGGTTTAAAGCGTGAGTTTTTAGAGGAGTGCGATATGGAGATAGATGTGGTGAAGCACTTTTATACAACGCATTTTTTTGTTGAGGCTCTTTTTGTTGGCGGGCAGCTGATCAGCGTATATTACCTGGTGAAAAATGTTTCGCCCATCAGCCTGGTTATTAAACACAAACCGTTTGATTTTGATGCCGAAGGCGAAGTTTTACAGGCGTTTAGGTGGGTAAGTATCGATAGCATTACGCCCGATGATGTTACCTTCCCCATTGATAAACACGTGGTTGAATTATTAAAAAACGAACATGAACTTAGTTGAGCGCGATCTGAAAGTAATATGGCACCCTTATACCCAAATGCAAACCGCCGCGCCGCCTATCCCCATTGTTAGGGGCGAGGGGGCTTTACTGTTTGATGAGGAAGGCAAAAGCTATATCGATGCGGTTTCATCCTGGTGGGTAAATATTCATGGGCACTCGCACCCATACATCGCCCAAAAAGTTTCGGCTCAGTTATCGCAATTGGAGCATGTGATATTTGCGGGCTTTACCCATACTGGTGCCGTTGAACTCGCCGAAAGGTTATTGGAAATATTGCCACAAAATCAGTCTAAAGTGTTTTACTCTGATAACGGTTCAACCGCTATCGAAGTGGCTATAAAAATGTGCCTGCAATACTGGCACAACCAGGGCGCGCCGCGCACCAAATTGCTGGCGTTTAAAAATGCTTATCATGGCGATACCTTTGGTGCCATGGCAGTTAGCGCACGCAGCGCCTTTACCAATGTTTTTGAGGCGTTGTTGTTTGAAGTGGAATTTATCGACTTGCCAAATGCCGCTAACATCTCAGACCTCAAATCTCATATCACCAACCTCAAAGCTAACTTAGCCTGCTTTATTTTTGAGCCCTTGCTACAGGGTTCGGGTGGGATGTTGATGTACGATGCGCCATACCTGGACGAGTTGATGGCTCATTGCCGCGCCGAAAATGTTTTAACCATTGCTGATGAAGTGCTTACCGGCTTTGGCCGTACCGGGAAGCGTTTCGCCTGCGATCATCTGCAGCAGCAGCCGGATATCATGTGTTTCTCCAAAGGTTTAACAGGCGGAACAATGGCCCTGGGTTTAACTACCTGCACACAGGCTATATACGATGCATTTTTATCGGCAGATAAGCTTAAAACCTTGTTTCACGGGCACTCGTTTACCGCCAACCCCATTGCCTGTGCGGCTGCGCTGGCCAGTCTGGATTTGTTTTTGTTGCCCGAAACCATGGCTAATATCAAGCGGATTGAAGAGCGGCACTCCCGTTTTGGTTTGAAGGTGGGCCAGCATCCCAAAATCAAAGAGTGCCGCCAAACAGGAACCATTATTGCCCTGGAGTGGGAAACAGGTAGCCAAACATCGTACTTTAGCAACCTGCGCGATAAACTTTACAATCATTTTTTGGAAGCTGGTATTATTTTGCGCCCCTTAGGTAATGTACTTTACATTTTACCCCCATATTGCATTACCAATGAGCAACTGGATTATATTTACAGCCAGATTGAACATGCGCTGGATGTTTTTTAACTGATTGACTATGGAGAACTTATTGAATACCATTGTAGCTAACCCTGATTTGCACGCCCGCTGGTTAAACACCCTATCGCTGATGGAGAATACCGGCGCCCGAAAAATTTCGGCCAGCGAGGATACCGTTAACGTAACCTATATCATCCTTAAACACGCCGCCGAAGAGCATCGCCATGCCTTTTATTTAAAAAAGCAAATAGATAAGATAGGCGAGGGTGTATGCCCCACCTATGCCCGTGAGTTTTTGCTGGCCCCGGCTCAAAGCAAATATTATTTAAACCAGTTGGATGTTGAAGTGTGCCGATACCTGAAACGCGAGCTCAAGTTAAGCGGGGCTGATTTAAGGTTTGCCGCCTATTTACTGGTAACCTATGCCATCGAAGTTCGTGCTGACGAGCTATATCCCATTTATCAGCAAGCCCTGGATAACGCAGGCAGCAAGGTTAACGTTAAATCCATCATTTTAGAGGAAGAAGGGCACCTGGAAGAGATGATCAATCAACTTAAAGCTTTCTCGCCGGATTGGCAATTACACGCCGATAACGCAGTGGTTATGGAGCGTGCTTTGTTTGATCAATGGATTAAAGGCCTGGGCGAGGAGATATTGGTAGGATAGAACTATAGGCTGGTGATGTTATTAAGTTATTATAAATCAATGTCGTTTAGTTACGAAATGGGGTTGTTTATAAAATGGCAATATACTTATGCAAGGGCTCCAGATGCTATTTATAATCGCTCGCATAGAACACACCCCTCCGCCCCTCTCAAGAGGGGAATCGCACGGGCCGCCGCTTGGTTTGTGTAATGTATTGATAATGAGTGTTTTTTATCATTATAAATAGGGATATTTATAATCGCTCGCATAGAACACACCCCTCCGCCCCTCTCAAGAGGGGAATCGCGCGGGCCGCCGCTTGGTTTGTGTAATTTATTGATAATGAGTGTTTTTTATTCTGATCCCCTCTCTCGAGGGGCGGGTTTGGTTGTGCGGCTGCAGGGGTGTGTTTCCCCGCGCGACGAACTCTGCAACCCCCAACTGCTTAACTAACCGGCATTGAATAATCGATGCCAAATTTCTTGATCTGTTATTCGGGTGGACGAATCTGTTAATTTCCGGAACGTTAAATTTTAACAAGTACTTAGGAGCTTATACTCCTGGAAAGTATTCCGAATTTATTGAAGGTCCATCAATAAAAACAATTCATCGTTCACCTCATCTCAATGCTTGCCCACATACTCCGTAAAAACCTGCTGCAAATAGGCTTTGCCGTACGTTACAGTTTTATCGTTCAGTGCCTTATCAGCCTTGGGGTTTTTGGTGTAGATAATTTCTTTCCCGATGTTATCGAAAGATACGGCTTGTTCGGGTGTCATAAAACCAAAGCCATTATCCCAGTCAAAAAAAGCGAATGATTTGCTGCCCGGGTTTAGCAGATCTTTTGACCATTTAAACTGGTTATAAGGCAAATTAAGCTGACCCAATACCGTTGCGGCTATATCAGTTTGGCCGCCGAGCTTATGTATTTTAAGGCCGTGGTATTGATCTTTGATAGCGCCACCCACAAACAGTAATGGGATGTGGTATTTAGCAGGCATATAAGATTCTGATGTGTTGCGGGGCAGCCTGTGGCCATGATCGGCAACTAAAACGAACAAGGTATTTTTATACCAGGGCTGTAACTTGGCATGCTCAAAATAAGCGTTCAGGCACGAGTCGGTATAAAAAGCTGTGCT
Proteins encoded in this window:
- a CDS encoding cation diffusion facilitator family transporter; the protein is MQEQRKIILISLITGIVLMVAKFSAYFLTASNFILTDAAESIVNVVASAFAFFSIYLSSRPKDINHPYGHGKVEFFSVFVEGILILIAGIVIVVKSAYGLFHPNEVHDVLKGASIIGATGIINGVLGWYLIKKGESLRSMTLDADGRHLLTDMVTSGGLVIGLTLIYFTKIAILDNVLSIAVAGYIIFTGYKLTRRAIAGLMDEADFKIVEHVIAILNAKRKVEWIDVHNLRAQKYGNELHIDCHMTLPNYFDLNRVHHEVQLVDVLINQEASIKTELFIHTDPCIPACCHYCSMPDCPIRSEPKSKDIEWTMDNVTRNKKHFE
- a CDS encoding pyridoxal phosphate-dependent aminotransferase, with the translated sequence MNVLSDRIQNLSESATIKMAKLGRELSAKGVDVISLSFGEPDFHTPEHIKAAAKQAMDDNFTYYTPVSGYPELRKAIAAKLKNENGLDYDFSQIVVSTGAKQAIANALLCLVNPGEEVIIPTPYWVSYSEVVKLTEGTSVFIDSTVEQNFKITPQQLEAAITPKTRLFMFSSPCNPTGSVYSKEELAGLVEVFERYPEIYILSDEIYEHINFVEAHESIAQFESVKDRVIIINGFSKSYAMTGWRIGYSASSKETAAAFDKLQGQITSGTCSITQRAGIAAYEGGLESVLEMREAFRKRRGIVYDMLSKIPGIQTNLPDGAFYFFPNVTSFFGKSYNGKTINDADELSIFLLEEGHVATVGGDSFGDPKSIRISYAASEEKLIEAMNRIAAALAKLQ
- the bioA gene encoding adenosylmethionine--8-amino-7-oxononanoate transaminase, whose translation is MNLVERDLKVIWHPYTQMQTAAPPIPIVRGEGALLFDEEGKSYIDAVSSWWVNIHGHSHPYIAQKVSAQLSQLEHVIFAGFTHTGAVELAERLLEILPQNQSKVFYSDNGSTAIEVAIKMCLQYWHNQGAPRTKLLAFKNAYHGDTFGAMAVSARSAFTNVFEALLFEVEFIDLPNAANISDLKSHITNLKANLACFIFEPLLQGSGGMLMYDAPYLDELMAHCRAENVLTIADEVLTGFGRTGKRFACDHLQQQPDIMCFSKGLTGGTMALGLTTCTQAIYDAFLSADKLKTLFHGHSFTANPIACAAALASLDLFLLPETMANIKRIEERHSRFGLKVGQHPKIKECRQTGTIIALEWETGSQTSYFSNLRDKLYNHFLEAGIILRPLGNVLYILPPYCITNEQLDYIYSQIEHALDVF
- a CDS encoding NUDIX domain-containing protein; translation: MPSFNVRVYGLLINDKREVLISDEKEYGTLFSKFPGGGLEYGEGLIDGLKREFLEECDMEIDVVKHFYTTHFFVEALFVGGQLISVYYLVKNVSPISLVIKHKPFDFDAEGEVLQAFRWVSIDSITPDDVTFPIDKHVVELLKNEHELS